The nucleotide sequence TTGAATCTTGCCCGCTGCGCGCGCTGGATTTCGATACCATGGATAAGCTTAAGGCCAAGTATGGCGAAGGCGATGGCCATATTGCGCCGCTGCCATCTCCAGACATTACTAAGCCTAACTTAATCATTAAGGCTAACCGTCATGGTCGCCCAGCGAAAGAGACCATAGGCTTGTGTTATAGCCAGCCATGGCCATCAAATAGCGAGCCTAAGCTTAACTTAGTGGAAGGCAGCGTACTTAACCCTGCTGAAGTGTAAGTCTTAAACCTCTAAGAGTAAGCATTAAGGCCAAGGTGCTGTGCGCCTTGGCCTTTTGATTGCTAACTTATTCAACGCCTTAGGCGTTAACTCAGTGGAAGCCAGTATGACTATCTCCCGTGAAGAAATGCAAGCCATGGCCCAAGTGCTCCATAACTTGTGGTTTCAGCCGCCATCTGCCGAATTATTGGCTCAGTTTAGTCAAGTCGATTGGTGTCAAGAATGGCCGCTCGCCCGCAGCCAAGCAAGTATGCAGGGCTGTGAGTTACTGTCTAAACCGCAAGCCAGTCTAGATGAATTGCTTAAAGACTATAGCCGTTTGTTTATTGGCCCAGGCGTGCCTTTATGTCCGCCTTGGGGCTCAGTGTATTTGTGCGAAACTGGGCTGCTCAATGATGTTAGTACCCAAGCCTTGATGGCGTTTTATCGTCAAGCGGGCATTAATATTGATAGTGAGCGCAATGAGCCGCTAGATCATATGGGGTTGTTATTGGCCATGTTAGCCAACGGTCTTGGCGCAGATGCCGCCCTTGGCAGCGATGAAATTTATTGCAGTGACGCTTGGCTTGCGCAGTTATTAGCGCAATTTATTATGACGTTTGCTCCTGCTTGTATTGACCGTTTAGCTGATCATAGCGATACCGATTATTATCGGGCATTAGCCTTGTTAACTCGCGATTATTTGCAGCAGTTAACTGTATGGTTAGAATTGCAAGGGTAAGCTGCGGCATAGTTTATGAGTGTCAAAAGATTGCTTAAGAGCATGGTTAACGAGTGAGTGCTAATTATGAGTGTGATTAATGCCTTGGCGGCACAGCGCATAAAAGCGGATTTTGCCCAGCATCTAGCTAGCTATTTAGTCGCTAATCAAGACATTAGCGCCTTGTTTGTTGGCGCCACCAGTTTAACTACTGTGACTAATTTAATTGCCGCCATGAGTTATCGAGCGCTTGATGGTGAAAGCGATTGGCGATTTGAGTGTGATGCCAATACAGAACTCGCCGATGAAGTAGTGATGAGCGTGCTGCTCGATGCCTTTAGGTTATTGTTTGTTAAGGCGTCGCAGCAAAACCTGTCTCAGCCTGAGCAGTTAATCGTTAATATCGCCATTAAGCTTGCCAAGCAATGGCAAGCGCAAGGATTGGCGCCAGAGCAGCAAGCGCTGGCTTCATCCTTAAGCGTGATTTTGCATTTAGCCGAAGTGCTGGCGCAAGGTCAGCAAGTTAGACGTCAACAAAGCCGCAATATGGGGCGCTAAGGCAGCCCCCATACTTCCAATCCCCCTCTTAGTTGCCATCTTGAGTTGCTATGTTTAGTCGCCATGTTTATTTGCTATGTTGATTTGCCATGCGGCAAGACAATAGAAAATTGCTGGTGGCAAATAGCGCCTGGCAAACCGCTATGAGTAAAACCTGTCTCCCTGCAAATCGTTAACTGGCTTAGATTGACTGATTAGATGTTATTTGTGGTTAAAATACCCACAAATGCTGACGGCTTGTTAATGGATTGGCGATATACTCAGGCCCTTAGCGTTATCTCAAGGGATATTCATGAGTCATAAACTTGGCCGGCTTCAAGGCGCGGCTATGATGGCCACAACTTTGCTCGGCACTGGCGTGTTTATTTTGCCGCAAATGACCCTAGCGTTAGCGGGCAGTAATGCTGTTATCGCTTGGCTGGTATTAACCTTAGCCATCTTACCTGTAGCTTGGGTTTTTGGTCGTTTGGCCGCGACGTTTAGCCACGCGGCGGGGCCTGCCTATTTTACTGAGCTGGCATTTGGCGCTGTGCTTGGGCGAGTCATCGGCTTGATGTTTTTGCTGGTGGTGCCCATTGGCGCGCCGGCAGCGCTATTAATGACTTATGAATTTATTGAGCTTTTTTGGCACTTTACGGGCGCTTGGCCGCTCTTGATCCAGCTGTCTATGTTAGCTCTGCTGTGGTGGGTAAATCGCGGCGGTATTCAAGTGTCGGCCAAATTACAGCTCGGCTTAACTCTGCTAATAGTGGCCGTGGTGGTGGCATTAATTGCAGGCGGTTCAAGAGAGATAAGCCAATTATCTATGGCAGTAGTCAGCAAGATAGAAGTCAATGCCGTCATGGCTGCTATGGCCATAGGTCTGTGGAGCTTTCTTGGCATAGAAGCCGTCACTCATCTGAGCGATGATTTTATTGACCCCAAACGCGACATGCTGGCTGCCATCATAATCGGCACGTCATTAGTTGGGGTGATTTATCTACTTTGTACTTGCTTATTGCTGTGGTTTCCCATGAGTCATGCCACTAATAGTGCTGAGGCTATGGTGATGCTGTTTAATCACTTTTTTGGGGCGGGCGGCACTGTGATTATTGGCATTTTAGGGGTAGCAAGCGGTTTGGCCACGGTTAACGTCTATAGCGCAGGCTGCGCCCGATTAATGGCAAGTTTTGCCGAGCAAGGCTTGTTGCCTGAAGCTCTGTGTCATAAAAATGCTAAAGGGGTGCCCATCAATGCGCTTTCACTGTTACTTATCGCTATGGCAGTTATTTTAGTGATTGCAGAGTTTTATGGCGCTTCTCTTGAAACCTTAATTAGTTGGAGTAACGGCGTATTTGTGCTGATTTATAGCTTGTGTATGCTGGCCGCCGCCAAGCTACTTAAGGATAAAGGCATATACTGGATAGTCGCATTCTCAGCGGCTTTTTGTGGCTTATTAGCTTGGTCAATCGGTGCCGGCATGCTTTATGGTGGCCTGATATTTAGTGGCTGCGTTATGCTGTTATGGACACTGCGAAGAGTGAGAGCCGTTAAGCTAAATTCAAGAATTTAAATAGTAAAGTGAGTGCGCATGACAATTGTTGACTATATTTTTAGAGACAACAAAAGGAGAAAGGTCATGGATGCAGCACTACTTTTATCTAAAGTGGATGAATTACCTCGGTTACCAAAGGCCATCAGTGAATTATTAGATGTAGTCAATGATAGTCAGGCGACAATTAAGGGGATTTCCAGCAAATTGGCACAAGAGCCTATCGTCAGCGCTAAGGTGCTGCGGATGGCAAACTCAGCATATTTTGGCAATAGCCGCGAAGTTGCTTCCTTAGATGAAGCCGTGGTGCGCTTAGGGATGCAAAAACTGCGAACCTTAGTGATTGCCTCTGCCTTAGTTGGCGCCGTTCCTAAATCAAACCATGTCGATCTCAGTGAATTCTGGGGTAATACCTTTGAAGTGGCATGTTTTTGTCAGGTGGTGGCTAAAGTCGCCAAAAGTCAGCCAGAAGAAGCCTTCACTTGCGCCATTTTGCACAATATTGGTGACTTATTAATTGCCACTATGATGGCCGATAGTGCCGTTGAAATTAAAGCCTTAATTGATGCTGGTGGTGGTTTGGAAGCCAGCCAAGTGGCAGTGCTTGGTTACGCGGCCGCTGATATTGGCGCGTTAATGGCTGACAACTGGAAGTTCCCAGTATCCTTAGTGGATGGTATACGTTTTCAAAATCATCCCGATGAAACCTCTCCTTATTGCGAATTGGCTGGTCTATTGTACTTTGCTAAGAAAGTGATCGCCGATTGGGACACGATTGAAGACCATGGGCGCACTTCTTGGTTAGCTACCACAGCTAATGTTGCGGGCCTAAAAATTCCTATGGATGGCTTAGCTGAGCGTTTAGCTGCGATTCGGGGTCAAGGTTATGCCATGGGTAAAATGCTCGCTTAAGCCGAGGCTTGAGTCTAGCGGCAGTGAGTTACTGCGATGAAACAATAAATAAAGGCTTCACCTTAGGGTGAAGCCTTTATTTTTGTGGCGTTAGCTATGACGTCTGGCGCTGCGTTGGTATCTAATGCATTAGAGATTGAGGCTGTCGCGCGCTTGATTGCGTAATTGAATCAGCTCGCTGTGTTTTAGATAAAGTAAGTCGGCGCAGCGGCGAATAATTTGATCTTCATACTGGCATAAACGGCCATCGGCATAGGCAAGTTTCCACATGGCTAAGATCAATTGCCGTTTTTGCTCCAAGCTAAATTTATCATTAAGCTCATTGGTAAATTCATACAAGGACGTGGCCTGATGGCGGCTAAGCTTGGCTTCTTCTGTCAGTTGCTCTGCCTGATCTTTATCTAAATTGAGCAGTGAACTTAGTAGGTCTGGTAATAAATCAGCTTCTGCATCTGAGACTTGTTCATCAGCAAAAATCACTTCGCACAGCATACTTGCCGCCGCAATATTAAGGTGCTGTTGTTGCTGCTCTGGCGTTTGTGGCTGCAAGTGCGATAGCAATAATTGTTTGAGTTTTGAAATCATGACCGAGAGTTTTGGCAATAGAACACATATTGAAGACTAGCATATGGACACTAAGTTCAGACGGATGGGGGATTAAACCTAGTTCATTTGTGGTGTGCTGGCGCTACTTGCATCCAGCTAGCACGGTTTGCCGCGCTAGCTGGTGATAAATTACGGCTAACACTCGCTTAGAGCAGGCTTTCTAAGCCTTTATTCAGTAATCCTAATGCGCCAGTATCGCCTTGAGATTCAAGATAAGACTTCACGCCATTGATCATAGGCACCACCATGTCTTTAGGGATGCCGAGCTTCTCGAACGAATCATAGACCATAGCTCCGGCTTGTAATCCTTGACCGACATTGCCGGCTTTAGACAATAAGCCTGTGAGACCATCGTTACCGCCAAGCGCAGGCGCTGCGGCTAATAAGCTATCGGCGCCAGGAATGGATTGGCTTAAGGCGCTAAAGTCGCTGGCACCTAAGGTGCTTTTAGCCACATTTAATAAACTGCCAATCCCGCCTTCAGTTTGCGCTGCATTTAAGCCTAGGGATGACAGGCTATTAACCAAGGGATTAGTGCTTAGACCTGATGTCGCCGCGCTTTGGTTAGACGTTGCTGTATCTGCGCTGCTTGAACCCACCAAATCATTGAGCCAACTCGCATGAGCTGCGCTCATAGTGAGAGTGGCTGCGAGCAGAGTAGCTAGAGTAATAGATTTTTTCATTGGAACCTCAGTTCAGAATACCTAGCGCCATCTTAACGGCAAAACATTCCGATAACAGCTTTTTCTTTATGTAACGGCAAGCTATTTGTATTGTGCATTGCAGCGGGATATTGGGTATCCTAGCGGCAGTTTATGTTGAATATGTTATGGAAGGGCGCATGTCTTTGTCCGCTATCTTAACCGAAGCGTTTTATTTCTTTAAAAATCATATGGGGCAGCTGGCTAAGCTGACTCTGCCAATCTTAGTGATCCAAGTGGCGATTCAAGTGTGGCTGGGCGCAGAACTGCGCGGCGCTGACTTAGAAAATCCGCAGTTTGGTGCCGGTCATGGCGCGGCCATGATGGTGCTGTTACTGGTGTTTTCACTGCTAATTGCGGCATTAACCTTGTTTATGGAATGGCGCAGTGAAGGTCATCAGCCAACGGCTATGCAAGTGTTAAGTCACAGCTTTGCGTTTGTACCGCC is from Shewanella sp. SNU WT4 and encodes:
- a CDS encoding molecular chaperone TorD family protein, with translation MTISREEMQAMAQVLHNLWFQPPSAELLAQFSQVDWCQEWPLARSQASMQGCELLSKPQASLDELLKDYSRLFIGPGVPLCPPWGSVYLCETGLLNDVSTQALMAFYRQAGINIDSERNEPLDHMGLLLAMLANGLGADAALGSDEIYCSDAWLAQLLAQFIMTFAPACIDRLADHSDTDYYRALALLTRDYLQQLTVWLELQG
- the yjeH gene encoding L-methionine/branched-chain amino acid transporter; the protein is MSHKLGRLQGAAMMATTLLGTGVFILPQMTLALAGSNAVIAWLVLTLAILPVAWVFGRLAATFSHAAGPAYFTELAFGAVLGRVIGLMFLLVVPIGAPAALLMTYEFIELFWHFTGAWPLLIQLSMLALLWWVNRGGIQVSAKLQLGLTLLIVAVVVALIAGGSREISQLSMAVVSKIEVNAVMAAMAIGLWSFLGIEAVTHLSDDFIDPKRDMLAAIIIGTSLVGVIYLLCTCLLLWFPMSHATNSAEAMVMLFNHFFGAGGTVIIGILGVASGLATVNVYSAGCARLMASFAEQGLLPEALCHKNAKGVPINALSLLLIAMAVILVIAEFYGASLETLISWSNGVFVLIYSLCMLAAAKLLKDKGIYWIVAFSAAFCGLLAWSIGAGMLYGGLIFSGCVMLLWTLRRVRAVKLNSRI
- a CDS encoding HDOD domain-containing protein; its protein translation is MDAALLLSKVDELPRLPKAISELLDVVNDSQATIKGISSKLAQEPIVSAKVLRMANSAYFGNSREVASLDEAVVRLGMQKLRTLVIASALVGAVPKSNHVDLSEFWGNTFEVACFCQVVAKVAKSQPEEAFTCAILHNIGDLLIATMMADSAVEIKALIDAGGGLEASQVAVLGYAAADIGALMADNWKFPVSLVDGIRFQNHPDETSPYCELAGLLYFAKKVIADWDTIEDHGRTSWLATTANVAGLKIPMDGLAERLAAIRGQGYAMGKMLA
- a CDS encoding TerB family tellurite resistance protein, encoding MISKLKQLLLSHLQPQTPEQQQQHLNIAAASMLCEVIFADEQVSDAEADLLPDLLSSLLNLDKDQAEQLTEEAKLSRHQATSLYEFTNELNDKFSLEQKRQLILAMWKLAYADGRLCQYEDQIIRRCADLLYLKHSELIQLRNQARDSLNL
- a CDS encoding DUF2780 domain-containing protein; translation: MKKSITLATLLAATLTMSAAHASWLNDLVGSSSADTATSNQSAATSGLSTNPLVNSLSSLGLNAAQTEGGIGSLLNVAKSTLGASDFSALSQSIPGADSLLAAAPALGGNDGLTGLLSKAGNVGQGLQAGAMVYDSFEKLGIPKDMVVPMINGVKSYLESQGDTGALGLLNKGLESLL